In a genomic window of Alphaproteobacteria bacterium:
- the tolR gene encoding protein TolR yields MAMMISGGSGSSRRRRRSSSAGAISEINVTPLVDVMLVLLIIFMVAAPLLTAGVQVDLPNSKAKPVENPDSKPIEISVNKEGKIFIGETETNNDNLVGLLTGMLEGNEEARIYIRADRELPYGEVSKLIGLVSAAGFTKVALVSQPEQ; encoded by the coding sequence ATGGCGATGATGATTTCAGGCGGTTCGGGTTCCTCGCGCAGGCGGCGGCGGTCGAGTTCCGCGGGGGCGATTTCGGAGATCAACGTCACGCCGCTGGTCGATGTTATGTTGGTGCTGCTGATTATTTTCATGGTCGCGGCGCCGCTCCTGACCGCCGGGGTGCAGGTCGATCTGCCGAATTCCAAGGCCAAGCCGGTCGAAAACCCCGACAGCAAGCCGATCGAAATCAGCGTGAACAAAGAGGGCAAGATTTTCATCGGGGAGACGGAAACCAATAACGATAATCTGGTCGGGCTTCTGACCGGGATGCTGGAGGGGAACGAGGAGGCTCGGATTTATATTCGTGCCGACCGCGAATTGCCTTACGGCGAGGTTTCAAAACTCATCGGGCTGGTGAGTGCTGCCGGATTTACCAAGGTGGCTCTGGTCTCGCAGCCGGAACAGTAG
- the tolQ gene encoding protein TolQ, protein MASDIAAENLGEFTAADMSAIALFMNADLVVKCVILVLVFASIWSWAIIMSKRGQLAKLNRRADRFEDSFWSGEPLDKIYERVKKSKDDPMLHTFAAGMDEWKAGVVGGLPARESLQASLKQRVERSMSVMIGREMNKLERGMTFLASVASSAPFIGLFGTVWGIMHSFQQIANTNNTSLAVVAPGIAEALFATALGLVAAIPASVAYNFLNSRLNRYADRLEAFTDEFSAILSRHMDNQDAGKIPNGGSKRVA, encoded by the coding sequence ATGGCATCTGATATTGCGGCGGAAAATCTAGGCGAATTCACGGCGGCGGATATGAGCGCGATTGCGTTGTTCATGAACGCGGATCTTGTGGTGAAGTGCGTCATTCTCGTTCTTGTCTTCGCGTCGATCTGGTCTTGGGCGATCATTATGTCCAAGCGCGGGCAGCTGGCCAAGCTGAACCGACGGGCGGATCGTTTCGAGGATTCATTCTGGTCAGGTGAGCCGCTGGACAAGATTTACGAGCGCGTGAAAAAGAGCAAGGACGATCCGATGCTGCATACGTTCGCCGCGGGGATGGATGAGTGGAAGGCGGGGGTCGTTGGCGGTTTACCCGCACGGGAGAGTTTGCAAGCCAGCCTCAAGCAGCGGGTCGAGCGGTCGATGTCGGTCATGATCGGGCGGGAGATGAACAAGCTGGAGCGCGGGATGACGTTCCTGGCCAGCGTGGCGTCCTCGGCCCCTTTTATCGGCCTGTTCGGAACGGTTTGGGGGATCATGCACAGTTTTCAGCAGATCGCCAACACCAACAACACGAGCCTTGCGGTCGTCGCGCCGGGGATCGCGGAGGCGCTGTTTGCCACGGCGCTTGGGCTTGTCGCGGCTATTCCCGCTTCTGTGGCCTATAACTTTTTGAACAGCCGTCTGAACCGTTATGCGGATCGGCTTGAGGCGTTTACGGACGAGTTTTCGGCTATTCTCTCACGGCATATGGATAATCAGGATGCCGGGAAGATTCCCAATGGCGGCAGCAAGCGCGTGGCGTAA
- the ybgC gene encoding tol-pal system-associated acyl-CoA thioesterase, with protein MKHKIPLRVYYEDTDAGGVVYHANFLKFAERGRTEFLRAVGFENTELKKNKGMIFVVRRIEVDYHKPAFLDDLLIMQSSIETMKNTSFTMHQSVFREKAAENGLSEEELICDMHVVLVCVDTEKIQPVRLPEEVRQAFMNYKENHLFTGD; from the coding sequence ATGAAACATAAAATCCCCCTCCGCGTTTATTATGAAGATACCGATGCCGGGGGCGTCGTGTATCATGCCAATTTCCTCAAATTCGCCGAGCGGGGGCGGACGGAGTTTTTGCGGGCTGTCGGGTTTGAAAATACAGAGCTGAAAAAAAACAAAGGAATGATCTTTGTCGTTCGTCGTATAGAGGTCGATTATCACAAGCCCGCCTTTCTGGATGATCTCCTTATTATGCAAAGCTCTATTGAGACCATGAAAAACACCAGTTTTACGATGCATCAGTCGGTTTTCCGCGAAAAAGCGGCTGAAAACGGCCTTAGTGAAGAGGAATTGATTTGTGACATGCACGTCGTCTTGGTATGTGTAGATACGGAAAAAATCCAGCCTGTGCGCCTTCCCGAGGAAGTCCGTCAGGCCTTTATGAACTACAAGGAAAACCATCTTTTTACCGGAGACTGA
- the ruvB gene encoding Holliday junction branch migration DNA helicase RuvB has protein sequence MSGQDAQKKIRNQDVVAVSQEAEPPQEMALRPATLSEFIGQQSLCENLRVFIHSARARKEAMDHVLLFGPPGLGKTTLAQIVSRELGVGFRATSGPVIVKSGDLAALLTNLQPFDVLFIDEIHRLNPAVEEILYPAMEDGKLDLIIGEGPAARSIQIELAPFTLIGATTRSGLLTGPLRDRFGIPLRLEFYGPEDLTLIVSRTARLLDIPITADGALEIARRSRGTPRIAGRLTRRVRDFALALKSAAMDAKLVDLALTRLDVDASGLDSMDRRYLRCIAEHYSGGPVGVETLSAALSEQRDMIEDVIEPYLMQQGFVQRTPRGRMLAGKGYTTLGLTAPRGVTQPDLLDPDVDESVD, from the coding sequence ATGAGCGGACAGGACGCGCAGAAGAAAATTCGGAATCAGGATGTTGTCGCTGTTTCGCAGGAGGCCGAGCCGCCGCAGGAGATGGCGTTGCGTCCGGCGACTTTGTCTGAATTTATCGGGCAGCAGAGTCTGTGCGAAAATTTGCGGGTGTTTATCCACTCGGCGCGGGCGCGCAAGGAGGCGATGGATCATGTTTTATTATTTGGTCCTCCGGGCTTGGGGAAAACTACACTGGCACAGATCGTGTCGCGTGAACTCGGCGTGGGTTTCAGGGCGACGTCCGGTCCGGTGATCGTTAAATCCGGCGATCTTGCCGCTCTTCTTACTAACCTCCAGCCGTTCGATGTTTTATTCATTGATGAAATTCACCGTTTGAATCCTGCCGTGGAGGAGATTTTATATCCGGCGATGGAGGACGGGAAGCTGGACCTCATTATCGGTGAGGGGCCGGCGGCGCGGTCGATCCAGATTGAGTTGGCGCCTTTTACTCTGATCGGGGCGACGACGCGCAGCGGGTTGTTGACCGGGCCGCTGCGGGATCGGTTTGGAATTCCGCTGCGGCTGGAATTTTACGGGCCGGAGGATTTGACTCTGATCGTTTCGCGCACGGCGCGTTTGCTGGATATTCCGATTACTGCGGACGGGGCGTTGGAGATTGCGCGGCGCTCACGGGGAACGCCCAGGATTGCGGGGCGGCTGACGCGGCGTGTTCGGGATTTTGCGTTGGCTTTAAAATCTGCTGCGATGGATGCGAAGCTTGTCGATCTCGCCTTGACGCGGCTGGATGTCGATGCCAGCGGTCTTGACTCTATGGATCGACGTTATCTGCGGTGCATCGCGGAGCATTACAGCGGCGGACCGGTCGGGGTGGAGACGCTCTCGGCGGCCTTGTCCGAACAGCGCGATATGATTGAGGATGTGATCGAGCCTTACCTCATGCAACAAGGGTTCGTGCAGAGAACTCCGCGGGGGCGGATGCTGGCGGGGAAGGGGTACACAACTTTGGGATTGACTGCGCCCCGAGGCGTTACGCAACCCGATCTGCTTGATCCCGATGTTGATGAATCTGTTGATTAA
- the ruvA gene encoding Holliday junction branch migration protein RuvA, giving the protein MIGKLSGVIDSFGKDHLILDVGGVGYLVQASGRTLSRIGQAGDPAALLIITQVREDAITLFGFAEAAEREWFRLLTSVQGVGAKVAMAILSVCPPDRLGFVIASQDKAALTQADGVGPKLAARLLTELKDKAGKVELSPESVARTKVSGGEATGDNVVDQDAVSALTNLGYARTEAFAAVMVAKSKANDNEQGNLQSLIRLALKELSV; this is encoded by the coding sequence ATGATCGGCAAGCTTTCCGGTGTTATTGACTCCTTCGGCAAGGATCATCTCATTCTCGATGTCGGCGGCGTGGGGTATCTGGTGCAGGCCAGCGGGCGGACCTTGTCGCGGATCGGGCAGGCGGGCGATCCCGCCGCGCTTTTGATCATCACGCAGGTCCGCGAAGACGCTATTACGCTGTTCGGGTTTGCGGAGGCAGCGGAGCGCGAATGGTTCAGGCTTCTGACCAGCGTGCAGGGGGTTGGCGCGAAAGTCGCCATGGCGATTTTGAGCGTTTGTCCGCCGGATCGGCTTGGATTTGTCATTGCCTCGCAGGATAAGGCGGCGCTGACGCAGGCGGACGGGGTGGGGCCGAAGCTGGCGGCGCGTTTGCTGACGGAACTTAAGGACAAGGCCGGGAAGGTTGAGCTTTCGCCGGAGAGTGTTGCGCGGACAAAGGTTTCGGGTGGTGAAGCTACTGGCGACAATGTTGTCGATCAGGATGCGGTTTCGGCGCTGACCAACCTCGGTTATGCACGGACGGAGGCTTTTGCCGCCGTGATGGTTGCTAAAAGCAAAGCGAACGATAATGAGCAGGGGAATCTGCAGAGCCTGATCCGGCTGGCGTTGAAGGAGCTGAGCGTATGA
- the ruvC gene encoding crossover junction endodeoxyribonuclease RuvC — protein MLILGIDPGLQKTGWGLVDINGHTLRFRGCGLIKTDAGHSAARRLAFLHEGLSEIIKTHQPQSAAIEETFVNTNALSALKLGQARGVLMAVPALFGLEVAEYAANTVKKSVTGSGHAAKNQIQMMVRRLLPACGPIGADEADALAVAICHAHYGEWNKRTTKSKGAS, from the coding sequence ATGCTGATTCTGGGAATCGATCCGGGCCTGCAGAAAACGGGCTGGGGACTTGTCGACATTAACGGCCATACCCTGCGCTTTCGCGGGTGCGGTCTGATCAAAACAGACGCCGGACATAGCGCAGCGCGGCGGCTCGCCTTCCTGCATGAGGGGCTTTCCGAAATTATTAAAACCCATCAGCCGCAGAGTGCGGCGATCGAGGAGACGTTCGTCAACACGAATGCCTTATCCGCGTTGAAACTGGGGCAGGCGCGGGGGGTTCTGATGGCTGTTCCTGCGCTGTTCGGGCTGGAGGTCGCGGAATATGCCGCGAATACGGTCAAAAAATCCGTCACAGGGTCGGGTCATGCCGCGAAAAACCAGATCCAGATGATGGTGCGGCGGCTGCTTCCGGCTTGTGGACCGATTGGCGCGGATGAGGCGGATGCGCTTGCGGTGGCGATTTGTCACGCGCATTATGGGGAGTGGAACAAAAGAACAACAAAGAGTAAAGGCGCGTCATGA
- a CDS encoding YebC/PmpR family DNA-binding transcriptional regulator yields MAGHSKYANIKHRKGAQDAKRAKVFSKLGREITVAAKLGGADPAMNPRLRLAIATARGQSMPKDGIERAILKGAGGADAENYDQIRYEGYAPGGVAVIVECLTNNKNRTAGEVRTIFSKNEGELGATGCVNFMFDRIGEIFYPASKASAEQMFEAVLEAGADNVESSSEGHEITCAPDQFGNVRWALEEKFGEPEKGGLVWRPNVTIPVSEEVAKDVIALIEALEDNDDVQSVTANFELSDEIMEKLLASG; encoded by the coding sequence ATGGCCGGCCATTCCAAATATGCCAATATCAAGCACCGCAAGGGGGCGCAGGATGCCAAGCGGGCGAAAGTCTTTTCCAAGCTGGGGCGGGAGATTACGGTCGCGGCCAAGCTGGGCGGGGCGGACCCGGCAATGAACCCAAGGTTGCGGCTGGCGATTGCCACCGCCCGCGGGCAGTCCATGCCGAAGGATGGGATTGAGCGGGCGATCCTGAAAGGTGCAGGGGGAGCAGACGCCGAGAATTACGACCAGATCCGTTATGAGGGCTATGCGCCGGGTGGGGTGGCGGTGATTGTCGAGTGTCTGACCAATAATAAAAATCGGACGGCGGGGGAAGTGCGGACAATTTTCAGCAAGAATGAGGGGGAGCTTGGCGCTACGGGGTGCGTGAATTTCATGTTCGACCGGATCGGGGAGATATTCTATCCCGCTTCCAAAGCCAGTGCCGAGCAGATGTTCGAGGCGGTGCTGGAAGCCGGGGCCGACAATGTCGAAAGCAGCAGCGAGGGGCATGAGATTACCTGCGCTCCTGATCAGTTCGGAAATGTGCGCTGGGCGCTGGAGGAAAAGTTCGGGGAACCGGAGAAAGGCGGGCTGGTCTGGCGCCCCAATGTGACGATCCCCGTTTCGGAGGAGGTGGCGAAGGACGTCATCGCGCTCATCGAGGCTCTGGAGGATAATGACGATGTGCAGAGCGTGACTGCAAACTTCGAGCTTTCAGATGAAATCATGGAGAAACTTCTGGCTTCGGGTTAG
- a CDS encoding response regulator, with protein MAYRFETLKVLVVEDNQPMLELAKSILQTFGVGTIYTAMDGEQGFTLYCQSNPDMVIADWMMQPCDGISLTRRIRNDRRSPNPYVPVILMTGFSEKRRVIAARDAGVTEFLVKPFNARDLYRRIVQVIEKPRQFVRSEDFFGPDRRRKEAKAYSGPKRRKEDRPAMAAPIMPDDIAFLDDKE; from the coding sequence ATGGCCTATCGTTTTGAAACATTGAAGGTTCTGGTGGTTGAGGACAACCAGCCCATGCTGGAATTGGCCAAATCCATCCTGCAGACTTTCGGTGTCGGAACCATTTATACCGCCATGGACGGCGAACAGGGCTTCACTCTCTATTGCCAGAGCAACCCCGACATGGTCATCGCCGACTGGATGATGCAGCCTTGCGATGGCATTTCCCTCACCCGCCGCATCCGCAACGACCGCCGCAGCCCCAACCCCTATGTCCCCGTCATCCTCATGACGGGATTCAGCGAAAAGCGCCGCGTCATCGCCGCCCGCGACGCCGGCGTAACCGAATTTCTTGTCAAGCCTTTCAATGCCCGCGATCTCTACCGTCGCATTGTGCAGGTGATCGAAAAACCGCGGCAATTCGTGCGTTCCGAGGATTTCTTCGGCCCCGACCGCCGCCGTAAGGAAGCGAAGGCCTACTCGGGTCCAAAACGCCGCAAGGAAGACCGTCCCGCGATGGCCGCCCCGATCATGCCCGACGATATCGCCTTTCTTGATGATAAGGAATAG
- a CDS encoding TIGR00282 family metallophosphoesterase, which translates to MRILFIGDIMGRAGREALEVYLPGLKRDLAPDVVIVNGENAAHGKGITDKICQQFYVLGVDVITSGNHIWDQREIIPYIARDPKLLRPANFPDGTPGAGVYVHTLQDGRKIAVVNLMARLFMDALDDPFALMEKILRENVLGKSCQALFVDFHGEATSEKYSFAHHFDGRVSAVIGTHTHAPTADTHILSGGTAYQSDAGMTGDYDSVIGVRKDIAIQRFLKKMPGEPLIPASENKTLCGVFIVTDDRSGKAVSVDPVRVGDTLPNTVPKV; encoded by the coding sequence ATGAGAATTTTGTTTATCGGGGATATCATGGGCCGTGCCGGGCGGGAGGCGCTGGAGGTTTATCTTCCGGGTCTGAAACGCGATCTGGCGCCTGATGTGGTGATCGTCAACGGCGAGAATGCGGCACACGGCAAGGGGATCACGGATAAAATCTGCCAGCAATTTTATGTGCTGGGGGTGGATGTGATTACCAGCGGGAACCATATCTGGGACCAGCGGGAGATCATTCCGTATATCGCCCGCGATCCGAAGTTGCTGCGGCCCGCGAATTTTCCTGACGGGACACCGGGGGCGGGGGTTTACGTTCATACTCTTCAGGACGGGCGGAAGATTGCGGTTGTGAATCTCATGGCGCGGCTGTTTATGGATGCGCTCGATGATCCGTTTGCGTTAATGGAAAAAATATTGCGGGAGAATGTTCTCGGGAAAAGCTGTCAGGCGCTGTTCGTGGATTTTCACGGCGAGGCGACGAGCGAGAAATATTCCTTCGCCCATCATTTCGACGGTCGGGTTTCGGCGGTGATCGGTACGCATACCCATGCGCCGACGGCGGATACGCACATTCTTTCCGGCGGGACAGCTTACCAGAGCGATGCGGGGATGACCGGGGATTACGACAGCGTGATCGGGGTGCGAAAAGATATCGCCATCCAGAGATTTTTGAAGAAGATGCCGGGGGAACCGCTCATACCCGCCAGCGAAAACAAGACATTGTGCGGCGTGTTTATCGTAACCGATGACCGGAGCGGGAAGGCGGTTTCGGTCGATCCGGTGCGGGTGGGGGATACGTTGCCTAACACGGTGCCCAAGGTTTAG
- a CDS encoding 5-formyltetrahydrofolate cyclo-ligase has protein sequence MRREALRQRAGMSADADALEAFTALFFQHVPLEPETVVAAYWPKEREFDVGLVIEEILKRGSVLCLPVVEKDSKILTFAAWDGRDSLVKGAFGVMHPPLNDGTRRVEPDVVIVPLLAFDRRGYRLGYGGGYYDATLADLRSRKTVLAVGAGYALQACLFNLPTDTHDVRLDLVITPQQAYTY, from the coding sequence ATGCGGCGGGAAGCGCTGCGGCAGAGGGCCGGGATGAGCGCGGACGCCGATGCGCTGGAGGCTTTTACGGCCCTGTTTTTTCAGCACGTCCCCCTTGAGCCGGAAACTGTTGTCGCCGCTTACTGGCCCAAGGAGCGGGAGTTCGATGTCGGCTTGGTGATTGAGGAGATTCTCAAGCGCGGGTCTGTTTTATGCCTGCCGGTGGTTGAAAAAGACTCCAAAATCCTTACATTCGCGGCGTGGGACGGGCGGGATTCGCTGGTCAAGGGGGCATTCGGGGTCATGCATCCGCCGCTGAATGACGGAACGCGCCGCGTGGAGCCGGATGTGGTGATTGTGCCGTTACTGGCGTTTGACCGGAGAGGTTATCGTCTGGGGTATGGCGGCGGGTATTATGATGCGACGCTGGCGGATTTACGTTCGCGCAAGACAGTACTTGCAGTCGGTGCGGGGTATGCGCTACAGGCTTGCCTGTTCAACCTGCCGACCGATACCCATGACGTACGGCTGGATCTGGTGATCACACCGCAGCAGGCTTATACATATTGA
- a CDS encoding cell division protein ZapA yields MSEVTVHIGGRGYSLSCDPGQEDRLKELARYVDSRLKEIAQAGAASSEAHLFVLTALVLADELFDSKAMLGEFEDENDQLSARLREIASGQAPRPLVQEELFVVQALDHLAGKIEHIAERIQKA; encoded by the coding sequence ATGTCTGAAGTCACCGTACATATCGGGGGGCGCGGCTACAGCCTGTCCTGTGATCCCGGGCAGGAGGACCGCCTCAAGGAGTTGGCGCGGTACGTGGATTCTCGTCTTAAGGAGATTGCTCAGGCCGGGGCGGCCAGCAGCGAGGCTCATCTGTTCGTCCTTACGGCTCTTGTGCTGGCGGACGAGTTGTTCGATTCCAAGGCCATGCTGGGCGAGTTCGAGGACGAAAACGACCAGCTTTCGGCCCGTTTGCGGGAGATCGCCTCCGGGCAGGCGCCCCGCCCCCTCGTTCAGGAGGAGCTGTTCGTCGTGCAGGCGCTGGACCATCTGGCCGGGAAGATCGAGCATATCGCCGAGCGCATCCAGAAAGCTTAG
- the tkt gene encoding transketolase translates to MTKIDLKQMSNAIRALSMDAVEKAKSGHPGMPMGFADIATVLYTKFLKFDPAHPQWPDRDRVILSAGHGSMLLYALNYLTGYEKITLNQIRNFRQLNAITAGHPEVQPDAGIETTTGPLGQGFANAVGMALAERILNARFGSDLVSHRTYVIASDGDLMEGISHEAASMAGHLKLSKLIVLYDDNGISIDGGTDLAFTEDTPARFRAYGWNVESVDGHDFAQIESAIAATQTSEKPSLICCKTHIGFGAPTKQDKASSHGSPLGIDEIRGARENLGWPHDPFEIPEDILHAWRHAGRQGGTSFLHWTDKHKNAKDKKAFDAALSGETSDIVAPLIAQLKKNFAAEKPIIATRQASGKVLEVLVPALPALIGGSADLTGSVNTKVASSKIVSSKDYNGNYIYYGVREHGMAAAMNGMALHGGIVPYSGTFLQFSDYCRPSIRLSALMKQRVIYVMTHDSIGLGEDGPTHQPVEHLASLRAIPNLYVFRPCDGIETAECWELALNAKKTPSILSLTRQSVPPACEDRAENLSAKGAYILKDTGGEPEITIFATGSEVGVGLAAFDHFAAEGHKIRLVSVPCRELFLQQEDGYFESLVCNSSIKVAIEAGVRQGWETFIGGHGIFVGMDRFGASAPAETLYKHFGITPESVIERVGKVLERRKK, encoded by the coding sequence ATGACAAAAATCGATCTGAAACAAATGTCTAACGCCATACGCGCCCTCTCTATGGATGCTGTGGAAAAGGCCAAATCAGGCCATCCCGGGATGCCGATGGGTTTCGCCGATATCGCCACGGTGCTCTATACGAAGTTCCTGAAATTCGATCCCGCCCACCCGCAATGGCCGGACCGCGACCGCGTCATCCTCTCGGCAGGTCACGGCTCGATGCTCCTGTACGCCCTGAATTACCTGACAGGTTATGAAAAGATAACCCTGAACCAGATCAGGAATTTCCGTCAACTCAACGCAATCACGGCGGGCCACCCCGAAGTCCAGCCGGATGCAGGGATAGAAACGACGACCGGTCCTTTGGGCCAGGGGTTCGCCAATGCCGTCGGCATGGCTCTGGCCGAACGCATACTCAACGCCCGTTTCGGCAGCGACCTCGTGTCCCACCGCACCTATGTGATCGCCAGCGACGGCGACCTCATGGAGGGGATCAGCCACGAGGCCGCCTCCATGGCCGGACATCTGAAACTCTCAAAATTGATTGTCCTCTACGATGATAATGGCATCAGCATCGACGGTGGAACAGACCTCGCCTTCACTGAAGACACGCCCGCCCGCTTCCGCGCCTATGGCTGGAACGTCGAGTCTGTAGACGGCCACGACTTCGCGCAGATCGAATCCGCAATAGCCGCAACTCAGACATCCGAAAAGCCCAGCCTCATTTGCTGCAAGACTCACATCGGTTTTGGCGCACCGACCAAACAGGACAAGGCCTCCTCCCACGGCTCCCCGCTCGGGATCGACGAAATCCGCGGCGCCCGCGAAAACCTCGGCTGGCCGCACGATCCATTCGAGATTCCCGAAGACATCCTGCACGCCTGGCGCCATGCCGGCCGCCAAGGCGGAACATCGTTCCTGCATTGGACCGACAAGCATAAAAATGCAAAAGACAAAAAGGCTTTCGATGCCGCACTCTCAGGAGAAACGTCTGATATCGTCGCACCCCTGATCGCGCAGCTTAAAAAGAATTTCGCCGCCGAAAAACCTATAATTGCGACGCGTCAGGCCTCTGGCAAGGTTCTTGAAGTACTCGTTCCGGCCCTGCCCGCCCTCATCGGCGGTTCCGCAGACCTGACGGGATCGGTCAACACAAAGGTTGCGTCCTCCAAAATCGTCTCGTCAAAGGACTACAACGGCAACTACATCTATTACGGCGTCCGTGAACACGGCATGGCCGCCGCCATGAACGGCATGGCCCTGCACGGCGGAATCGTCCCTTACTCGGGCACCTTCCTGCAATTCTCCGATTACTGCCGCCCGTCCATCCGCCTGTCCGCCCTGATGAAGCAGCGCGTGATCTACGTGATGACGCACGACTCCATTGGCCTCGGCGAAGATGGTCCCACGCATCAGCCCGTCGAACATCTGGCGTCCCTGCGCGCCATCCCAAACCTCTATGTTTTCCGCCCCTGCGATGGCATCGAAACGGCGGAATGCTGGGAACTCGCCCTGAACGCAAAAAAAACGCCGAGCATCCTGTCCCTGACCCGCCAATCCGTACCCCCGGCCTGCGAGGACCGTGCCGAAAACCTCAGCGCAAAGGGCGCATATATATTAAAAGACACCGGCGGAGAGCCTGAAATCACGATCTTCGCTACCGGATCGGAAGTCGGAGTCGGCCTCGCCGCCTTCGATCATTTTGCTGCAGAGGGCCATAAAATCCGCCTCGTGTCCGTCCCTTGCCGCGAACTCTTCCTTCAGCAGGAAGACGGCTATTTCGAAAGCCTCGTCTGCAATTCCAGCATCAAGGTCGCCATCGAGGCCGGAGTCCGCCAGGGCTGGGAAACTTTCATCGGAGGACACGGGATTTTCGTGGGAATGGACAGGTTTGGCGCATCCGCCCCGGCGGAAACCCTCTACAAGCATTTCGGCATCACCCCCGAATCCGTCATTGAACGGGTCGGCAAAGTTTTGGAACGCAGGAAAAAATAA
- the gap gene encoding type I glyceraldehyde-3-phosphate dehydrogenase codes for MTLRIAINGFGRIGRLVCRAIYEMGHDDIELVAINDPGGNFFPLLKFDSVHGRAPFTVERCGDDGIKINGRRVYRFRSREPEDLHWGDHNVDIVMECTGKFNDREGALTHLKAGAKKVLFSAPAKGEDITVVYGVNHKDIKPEHTIVSNGSCTTNCLAPLAYVLDKEIGIVRGFMTTIHAYTGDQNIIDASHKDPYRARAAGINMIPTTTGAAKALGAVLPNLAGKLDGVAIRVPVPNVSLVDLKFDAARKTTVEEINNAVKKYANGELQGILSYYEEPLVSSDFNHEPYSANFSVNGTNVIDGTFVRVMAWYDNEWGFSCRMVDTALTMHRAGYK; via the coding sequence ATGACCCTCAGGATCGCTATCAACGGATTTGGCCGCATCGGCCGCCTCGTCTGCCGCGCCATCTACGAAATGGGGCACGACGACATCGAACTGGTCGCCATCAACGACCCCGGCGGCAACTTCTTCCCGCTCCTGAAATTCGACTCGGTTCATGGCCGAGCCCCCTTTACGGTCGAGCGCTGTGGCGATGACGGCATTAAGATCAATGGCCGCCGGGTCTACCGCTTCCGTAGCCGCGAACCGGAAGATCTTCATTGGGGCGACCACAATGTGGACATTGTCATGGAATGCACCGGAAAATTCAACGACCGCGAGGGGGCATTGACCCACCTCAAGGCCGGCGCCAAAAAGGTGCTCTTCTCAGCCCCCGCAAAGGGCGAGGACATCACCGTCGTTTACGGCGTCAACCACAAGGATATCAAACCCGAGCATACCATCGTCTCCAACGGCTCCTGCACCACCAACTGCCTGGCACCCCTCGCTTATGTTCTGGACAAGGAAATCGGCATCGTAAGGGGCTTCATGACCACCATCCACGCCTATACCGGCGACCAGAATATTATCGACGCCTCCCATAAAGACCCCTACCGCGCCCGCGCTGCCGGAATCAACATGATCCCTACGACGACCGGCGCCGCCAAAGCCTTGGGGGCCGTTCTTCCGAATCTGGCCGGAAAGCTCGACGGCGTGGCAATCCGCGTCCCCGTTCCTAACGTCTCGCTGGTCGATCTGAAATTCGACGCCGCCCGCAAGACCACGGTGGAAGAAATCAACAACGCGGTCAAAAAATATGCCAACGGCGAATTGCAGGGTATCCTGAGCTACTACGAGGAACCGCTCGTTTCCAGCGATTTCAACCACGAGCCCTATTCCGCCAATTTCTCCGTCAACGGCACGAATGTCATCGACGGCACCTTTGTCCGCGTCATGGCCTGGTACGACAATGAATGGGGATTCTCCTGCAGGATGGTCGATACGGCGCTGACGATGCACAGGGCAGGATACAAATAA